Below is a genomic region from Fischerella sp. PCC 9605.
ATTGATGAATACTGAATCAATGCTCTAGGCATTGGTTCCTGTAGGCTTATGCAAGGAGTGGTGCGTAAGTCCTAAGACAGTTTAGAATCCTTGAGTCTGATGATGTAAACTTTTGAAAATCTTGAAGCGCAATCTTGAATTCGTCTACATCAAAATCTCGATAATTTCAGTAACTTGAGTATTGATCGTTCTAGTGCCAGAACTCTAGCTTAAACTTTCTCATTTCTGCGCTGTTTACGCTATTAACCCGCAAATTGCCAATCTTAGACCACACATTGATACTCTCACACCACACAAGATGATTGGCAATTTGTTAGCTGCTTGTTAGTTGACCACTAACTACTAACCACTAACAATAAACCACTCAACAGTCTAAGAAAATTTTTCCCAAGCTTGGGCAACCACTTGGCTAAGCCAGCGTCGCTGCTGTTTATCTAGTAGGGTATCTTCAGCTAGCAATTGAGCGGTTAATTCTTCTAAGGATTGACCTTGAGCGCGGACAATTTTTATGACACCTGCGATCGCAGCAGCAACTAGTTCTTCATCAACTGGCTTTTGCCGCAAGGCTACGATTTCTTGAGGGTTGTCTGGAATGGGATAATTCATGGCGTGAGTTTACCGAAACAAAAATGAACAAAAAATTTGACAAACTTTTAAAATTTCTTTATCGAATTTTTAATCAAGCGATAGGGCGGATTTTACTGCAAATAACCCTTATTCTGAATCTGTCTTAGTGCATATATTTATTGGAGATTGGAAAAAAATGAGAGAGATACTTTACTTAGAAATTCCCACTCCGGATACATCAGCAGTACGCAAATGGTTGCAAGCTGATTTTGAACCAGTAATCGGTGAAAAAGTGCCAACAAAAGATGGCTTTCGCCTGAGAATGATTGAAAATACACCAAATCAACAAATTATTCCGGAAAAATTACCCACTGAACTTTCTGTTTTTGTTTGGTCACTACAGCGCACAACTTATTTGAAAGTGTTTCGCTGGTCAGAGCAACCGTTTCCGCAAGAAGAGCAAATTCTCAAAACACTCACTGCTAGCATTAGAAGCCGCTTTCCCCATCAATATCCCGAACCACCAGCAATTGACTTATCCAAGCAATCGATTTTTGAAGCACTAGCCCCCTATTATCCCCTCACCGTCAAGTATTTTCAGAAAATGCCCAACGGAGAGTATGACCTCAAGCGGGTGTACTGGTGGGAGCAACGCTGGCGTCAAGGCGTGCGGAATCCTCAGAAGCCGCGTCAGGTGGTGTTTTCTCACAAGGGAGATGGGGAGATAAGGGAAAATAGTCTCCCCACCACCCCACCACCTCACCACCCTACCTACGACTTAATCTATGTGGGCGGTGCACTTGGTGTCATTCATGCAGCTGTGATGGCAAAGCTGGGCTATAAAGTGCTGCTTGTGGAACGATTGCCTTTTGGACGCATGAACCGAGAATGGAATATTTCCCGCGATGAAATTCAATGCTTAATTAACCTTGGTTTGCTGACACCCGCAGAGGTAGAATCAATTATTGCACGCGAGTACAAAGACGGATTTAATAAATTTTTTGATGCTTATATTCCACAAAAGCTAAGAGCGCCTATTTTGCATACTCCAACAGTGCTAAATTTGGGGTTGGATTCTGAAAAATTGCTGCAACTATGCGGGCAAAAGCTACGAGCAGCAGGTGGTGAAATCTGGGATGAAACTGAGTTTATCAGAGCAGATATTTATACATCAGAAGTTGTCGTTACAGTTAAAGACTTAAGCAATCAAACTGACAAGCAAGCGAGTGGACGATTGCTGGTGGATGCGATGGGAACGGCCTCACCAATCGCATGGCAATTGAATGGTGGTCGTGCTTTTGACAGTGTCTGTCCGACAGTAGGAGCGGTGATTGAGCGTGGATTTGAGCCGGGAGTGTGGGATGCTCAGTATGGGGATGTTCTCAACAGTCACGGCGATATTTCTCGGGGACGGCAGTTAATTTGGGAATTGTTTCCTGGTGCGGATGAAGAACTGACAATTTATTTGTTTCATTACCACGAAGTTAATCCCCACAACCCTGGTTCATTGTTGGAAATGTACGAGGACTTTTTCACGATTTTGCCAGAGTATCGGCGCTGCGACATGGACAAGCTAGTCTGGAAAAAGCCGACATTTGGATATATACCTGGACATTTTAGCGTCGGAAGTAGCGATCGCACAGTAGCATTTGATCGATTAATTGCCATTGGTGATGCTGCATCACTCCAGTCTCCTCTGGTTTTCACGGGATTTGGTTCCCTAGTTCGCAACTTGGAACGCCTTACCACTCTTTTAGATATTGCTCTCAAACATGACTTGCTAACTTTGCGCCACTTAAACCGAATTCGTGCCTTCCAAAATAATATTGCCGTGACTTGGATGTTTTCCAAAGGCATGATGGTTCCCACTGGTAAATTTCTACCACCAGAACGCATCAACACTATGTTGAATAACTTCTTCGGGTTGTTGGTAGACGAACCCCCACAAGTAGCAGATGACTTTATTAAAGATAGATTCGATTTGGCAACTTTTAATCGGTTAGCACTGAAAGCAGCCAAGAAAAATCCAGCATTACTACTATGGATTTGGGAACTCGCTGGTGGTAAGGATTTGCTGCGTTGGTTAGGTAACTATTTTGACTTTATCCGCCATAGTACAGTCAGTGCTTTACTGAGTGGATGGTTGCCAAAATTTCTCCATCGGAATGGTCAGTGGTTGGAAAACCGCTATCCGGCATTGTACTTGCAGTTATTAGCAATTAACTACGCCTTGACCACAGGCAAAGGACGCTCAGAAATAAAAAAAGTCCACACTCAAGAGTCAAAAGTCCATAGTCAAAAGTCCATAGTCAAAAGTCCATAGTCAAAAGTTGCTTTTACTAATGACTAATGACCAATGACTATTGACCATTGACTATTGACTATTTGGGCGAAAATTCGGCAGTTCTACAGATGCCAAAGTTTTTCGCCTTTTGGGTGGACGTTCAGGATAGAGCAGTGGTGAAGGAGAGTTGGGTTTGGTAATGTTGTCATTTGATGAATTCTGAGGCGAAGCAGTCCCTGGTAATTGCTGGGGTGACAATGGTGAGGCTTCTAACCAGTAATCCCCATCTTCCTTAGAATCTGTGTCACGGCTGGGTAAAATGGCAGTTACTGGTTTCTCCTCATCGTTTTCAAGGGAGGTTGCAACAGTTTCCAAGACAGGCGCAACATTTTCATCGTCATCCTCTACATCTTCCAAGGAGGTTGCGACAGTTTCTAAGACAGGCATAACAGTTTCATCGTCATCTTCTACATCCTCTACATCCTCCACATCTTCTGTATCTTTTTCAGCAGGAGGTGGTGATGCAGATCTAGCTTGAGCAGCAAAAAACAATTGAATCAAGCCATCTACTTGTTCATCCAAGCTAGACGACTCTGAAAATGAAACTTTTTGTGATGTAATTGAGTCATCAATTTCTGACTTAGCAGGTGGTTGCTTTAAATTTGGTGTACTTTCTTGGGCTGAGAGATTAGCAGGAGATGATTGAGTTGGGGTGGGGTATTCTTGTCTAAAAATATTTGCATTATTCTCAAAGGATTCTTGTTCTACACACCAAGGTCGAATTGGTTGTGGATTAGGAAACACAGAACTTGTTCGGTTGGAATTTCTCAGTAGTCTGCTACCTGTGTCATTTGAATTAGCAGTATTATCTAGGGAATCATAGCTGGGTACTGGTGTTTCCAGACACTTTTCCAAAGCTGCTTTAAATTGCAAAGTCTGACGTTGTTGCCGCATTAGCCGAGTACGTAATTCTCGACAGGCATTTTCTGATTGCAATAGCTGATGGGACTGTTCGTTGTACTTGGTTTGAATTAAAGCACATTCCCGCTCTAACAAGGCAAGACGCTGTTGGTTAATTTCTAGCTGTGATTTATAGTTTTCAATAACAGTTTCCTGAGTTTGAACTGTAGAGAGTGCTGTTTCCAACTGCTGGAATAGTGATTTGATTTGCTCTTGAGCGGCAGTAAGTTCCTGAGCTTGTTGGTTGAGCATTGCTTCTGCGACAGTAGAGCGCTTTTTCTGCCACTGCAAAGCTCCTTCTGACTCACAGAGGGCAGCTCTTAACTCTTCTACTTGTTCATATAAATTATTGTTGGCAGAACGTAATTCTTCATTTAATGTCAGTAGTTTTTTAAATTCAGAGTCAATCAGTGCTTCTTTTTCGCTCTCAGGCTCGGCAACCCAATCTAATCCAGGTTTTGACTCATCTAGTTGCTGTTCATTTAACTCTAGTAAGCTTTCAGAGTTACTTGCTATCTCTGTTTCTCGATTAGTTTCGACCACTGAGTCTTGGTAAGATACATCCTCCTGACACTGCTTATCTGCTGCTGGTGCCAACAACGGTAATTGAGAAATTGCTCTGTTTTGCATAGGCACAACAGAATAAAAGGGACAACTTGTCTGTTGTGGTTGTGGCACATCAGCAGAATTTAGGGTTTCAATAAAAGACCCGATATTTGGGGTGTCTGCTTCATTCATCACTTTTCACCCACCAGCTTAAACTTATTGATTGGAAACTGCGTTAGCATTACGTATCAATGCTGTCTTATCAAAATCTACTCTATAAGGCAAGTTTGTAACTTCCCCAACAAGAGTCATTGATGATTAATTAGTTATAACTTTTCACTACTAAAAAGTGGGAGAGTGGGGGAGTGAAAGAGTGGGGCAGTGGGGGATTGGGGGAGTTGTTTTAACATTTCCCCCCTCTCCCACTCCTATTTCTCCCACTCCTAGTTAAGGCAACCAACGGGGATGAAATCCAATTAAGGGAAGTTGCTCTGGCTTGAGATCTGCACTAACTTCAGGATCTGCAATTGGCAATAAAGGCATTAACCATAAGCTACTGGTTGCGATCGCTTCTCCATCATCGGTTGTCAAAATTTGTGTATTTGATGATGTAACTGGAGCAGCTTGTGTTTGTATCTGGTCAAATAACAACCCCAAGCCGTCAGGCGATAAACTCATTTGCACATTCCGCTGTTCAGGGGGTAGTACTAATAATGGCTTCTGTTGCTTGGTTTTCAGGTCAATTGCGATTAGATATGGCTGTTCCTGATAATATTCCCCTGGTAATAGCTGTGTCAGTAAGCAGTAGAGAGTAGGAGAAGCGCTATCAAACTGACAATTAATAATCGAACCTGTAGTAGTTAGCAGTTTTTTCTGAACGCCTTGGTTGGTGACTAAAAATAAGTCGCGCGTGTAATCTGTATTAAATTTTACCATTGCTGCTTGCGCTCCATCCTCAGAGAAAGCTTGTACCAAGCCAAACTGGGGGAAAAAATCCAAGGGTTTCGTGCCATCTGATTGCAGGGGCAAAATCGCAGTTCCCTGTCCTTGGGCAACTGCTACAGCTTTACTATCCGGTGTAATCATAAAATCCCCCCCTGGTTGACTTTGCAGGCGCACAGGGGTGGGTTTTTGTTCAGAATTGTCGCTACTGATTGGGATAAACCATAATCCAAAGTCGTTGGGATTAGCTTTATTTCCCCGTTGCACAACAATGGTTTGCCCATCGGGCGATAAATCAAATTTCAAATTTTGATAGTCTTTATTATCTAAAATCAAATCAACTTTACCTGCTGCTTCTGCTTTTTGGCGATGAGGAGCAGTAAAGCCAGTCGTGACTGTATATAACTGAGCCGAAAGTAAGTCTTGATTAGTTGTAGGGCGAGCAGAAAATAAAATTTTCTGACCATCAGGAAACGGCTGGAAGTCCGTGACAATCAGGTCTTTGGGAGTAAGTATTTTTTTTTGCTCCTGAGTCAAGTTGTAGAGAACTAACCGTCCTTGGTCTTCATTATTAGCTCCGATATAGAGAATAACGCGATCGCGTGTGCTAAAAGCAGTTTTGAAGGGCTGGATCGTCTTGTTATTTCTTTCTTTAGTAGCAAATTTATCCTTTCCCCCTTGTAACTCTACTTTATAAGTTGTGCCGTAGGGCGCTGGTGTCAAAAAGGTATAACCCATGCGTCTTCCTGCCCAACTAAAGGTACCTGCTAAAGGAGGGTCAATTTTCAAATTCTCCTCTATACTTTTTGTGTCCATAGGACGACTAAAGGTGAGGATGAATGTTCTGTATTCTGCGCCGATTTTTTGCGTTTGGGAGGTGAAATCAGTCAAAGATATATCTTTTTGTTCTAATTGTACGTGTTTCCACGTAAACTCTCTGACTCTAGCCCTGACTGCATCACCTTGGGATACGATCAGCCCTATCACCAAAATTAGCAGTAGCATCAGTGCGATCGCGATCCGATCTAGTGGTTGGAAGAATGCTTTTTTAGTAGTCATTTGTAATTTGTTGGTTGTTGGTTGTTGGTTGTTGGTTGTTACAAATAACTAACAACAAACAACAGACAACTAATAACTATAGGGATTTTTTGGTTGAGGAATTTTTTTCAAGGAGTTGGCAGCGATAGTAAGTTGGCGCTTACCTGTGATTGTTTCTGTAACCATCTGTCCTTCCACTTCTAGCCAGGTATCAGGCGGATACTGTTCGCGGCTTTCTTTTAATTTGACGGGCAATCCGACGGGATAGGCGTCTGCGGCGCAGCAAGTGAGAACAAATCGTGCTAGGAATATATACTCTGTTTCTAGTTCCGGTGGGTGAATGACAAATCCCTGTACCTTAACTTTATTGCCTTGATATCTATCTGGTTCTGGATAGACATTGAGCATACGTACCCAGTCTACGAGCGATCGCTCCTCAGGAACGACGGAAGCACGAAACGCTTGTGGTTTGACGCGCGTTGAACCCAATAACTCACTAAAATCACGTTGCAGTGCTTTGTCACTCGCAAAAACTTGTGGTGTAAAAATGAATCCAAAAATTGCTGCCACTAAAAGCAAAGCACTGCCCCATCCAGGAGGGAATAAACTTATATGTTGGATGTTTGCAGTCATATCGTAGCGACGCCGCTGCAAAAGTTCTTTGATTTTGAAGATACTGATAACTAGCAAACCGAATGCAGCCACAATTACTAATCCAAAATAATTCGGATGAATTAACAAATTTAGCTCGTTAGTTAACCAGTATTTCAATAGCAAAATTCCCCAAGCTGTGATTGCCAAAATATCCAGCCAGGGAAGTAACAACTTTGAAATTTTCGATTTACGATTTGAAATTGTGGTCATTGTCAAGAGTCATTAGTCATTAGTCATTGGTCATTAGTCATTGGTCAAAAATCAAGAACAAAGGACAAATGACTAATCAAAAATTAGAGAAAGTACAAGTTAACTATAAGGGTGAACAAGAAAGTCAATAACGCCGCTAAAGCAAATAAGTAAAATATAGCCCTGGGTTTAAATATTGTTAACATTAAACCAACACCTTTGAGGTCAATCATTGGTCCAAATATCAAAAATGCTAATAAAGAACCACTGGTAAAAGTTGAGGCAAAAGACAGAGCAAAAAAAGAATCAACAGTAGAACAAATTGACACCACTGCTGCTAATACCAACATGGCGGTGATGGAACTAATCGGGCCTGCACCTAAACTGAGAATCAACTCGCGGGGAGCTACAACTTGAATAGTCGCTGCGATCGCACTGCCAATTACCAGTATTGCCCCTAATTCTCGTAGTTCTTGCACAGTATTTTCGAGTGCTAACCGTAATTTAGCTCCTAAGGGTTTACTGGAACTGGGTGTCGTAGTGTCGATATTAGTAGATTCCAAGCGCATAGTTTGTCCTGCTTGTCCTACTCCCAGTAAATAGGTTCCTGACTGCAATAAAGCAGGTATACCTGATTCCTGTTGGATTTGGGAACGTTTCGGGCGGCGCTTTGGTTGTAGCTCTGAGGGTGGGTTAAATTTCAAATAACGAGCGATCGTTGGGTGAACTACAGGAGTTAAATCTTTTTGAAAACTAAAGACAAAGCCAATAATAGTCGCGATTAAGAGGGAAAATACTACTCTTAATACTACTATTTCTGGCTGATCGCGAAATGCTATCCAAGTCGCCCAAATGACGATGGGATTAACTGTTGGTGCTGCTAGCAAAAAGCCAATTGCTACCGATGTAGGTACTTTTTGCATCAACAATCGCCGTGCAACTGGCACGTTACCACACTCGCACACAGGAAACAAAAATCCCACCATACTGCCTACTAAAGCACCCAGTAACGGGTTTTTAGGCATTTTTTCTACCAATTTGCGCTCATCTACAAAAAACAGCAGCAAACTGGAGAACAATACCCCCAGCAGCACAAAAGGCATCGCCTCGACCAGCAGACTCAAAAATAGAGTAAAACCATTGTTAAGTTTATTCATGGGCGTCGCTGTCAAAAGCGGTTTCGGGTTTTATAGTTATGCCAGGTCATTTTATCGAAATGTGTATCGCAAACAGGTAGAAACTGTTAAGCGTTAATCAAACGTTTAGTGAACAATTGGTTTGTATGATTGCTTTTGAAAGGTTTCAAACCATTACCGGTCATAGATAATTATTTCGATGTGCGTTTGTCTACTGGTGATAAATCTTATTTCTAGATAGCTGAGCTTCAAAAATAGTTCCGATCTTAGAATTTCATTACTTACTTACACAATTTTTGATTACATTTTTTTATAATTACACTAAGGTTGCTCGACATGATGCTATATTCTACGCTTTTTCATCAAGTGTTCATAGTTTTTTTAAGATACGGCGATCACTGTTGGTAACTACTCATTCCGCAAGAGGATGTTTGTGTCAACTTATGATTTGAGTTTTTACTATAAAAATTTTAAAACCGCAAGACCAAAAAGGAACAAATCATAGATTTTAGAAAATGACTTAACATAATTGGCGGCATTGGCGATCGCACAGTCCTCAAAAAAATACCCACCCTGGATCGGGTAGGGCTATACTAAGTACACTTGCTAGGAAGATTGTTGTAAGAGCCACCTTGAGCGATCGGCGAATGCGGCCGAGTTATAACATAATCAAAATGTCCATTCGTGCTTTGGATCATTCAATGCGGCGCGAACAGATGCTAGATTCGCAAGCTCTTTGAATGGGCTTGCTTTAGCTATTTCTGTGATTGAATTTAAAGCAAGGGTTAGTTGCTCATTATTGCCAGATGCGATCGCGCTATCAACAACAGCAAACAAAGCGCGAAAGTTTTCTGCACGTTCATCAAACGAGCGATCAAGATATGCCATCAGCAACTCTCGCTGGACATTAATCTTAGTGATTATCTCTTTTTCCCAAACTTCGATTTCACGTCGTTTTGTCTGTTCTTGTTCTGCAATCTTTAGGTA
It encodes:
- a CDS encoding NAD(P)/FAD-dependent oxidoreductase, whose translation is MREILYLEIPTPDTSAVRKWLQADFEPVIGEKVPTKDGFRLRMIENTPNQQIIPEKLPTELSVFVWSLQRTTYLKVFRWSEQPFPQEEQILKTLTASIRSRFPHQYPEPPAIDLSKQSIFEALAPYYPLTVKYFQKMPNGEYDLKRVYWWEQRWRQGVRNPQKPRQVVFSHKGDGEIRENSLPTTPPPHHPTYDLIYVGGALGVIHAAVMAKLGYKVLLVERLPFGRMNREWNISRDEIQCLINLGLLTPAEVESIIAREYKDGFNKFFDAYIPQKLRAPILHTPTVLNLGLDSEKLLQLCGQKLRAAGGEIWDETEFIRADIYTSEVVVTVKDLSNQTDKQASGRLLVDAMGTASPIAWQLNGGRAFDSVCPTVGAVIERGFEPGVWDAQYGDVLNSHGDISRGRQLIWELFPGADEELTIYLFHYHEVNPHNPGSLLEMYEDFFTILPEYRRCDMDKLVWKKPTFGYIPGHFSVGSSDRTVAFDRLIAIGDAASLQSPLVFTGFGSLVRNLERLTTLLDIALKHDLLTLRHLNRIRAFQNNIAVTWMFSKGMMVPTGKFLPPERINTMLNNFFGLLVDEPPQVADDFIKDRFDLATFNRLALKAAKKNPALLLWIWELAGGKDLLRWLGNYFDFIRHSTVSALLSGWLPKFLHRNGQWLENRYPALYLQLLAINYALTTGKGRSEIKKVHTQESKVHSQKSIVKSP
- a CDS encoding TIGR03943 family putative permease subunit, encoding MTTISNRKSKISKLLLPWLDILAITAWGILLLKYWLTNELNLLIHPNYFGLVIVAAFGLLVISIFKIKELLQRRRYDMTANIQHISLFPPGWGSALLLVAAIFGFIFTPQVFASDKALQRDFSELLGSTRVKPQAFRASVVPEERSLVDWVRMLNVYPEPDRYQGNKVKVQGFVIHPPELETEYIFLARFVLTCCAADAYPVGLPVKLKESREQYPPDTWLEVEGQMVTETITGKRQLTIAANSLKKIPQPKNPYSY
- a CDS encoding permease, translated to MNKLNNGFTLFLSLLVEAMPFVLLGVLFSSLLLFFVDERKLVEKMPKNPLLGALVGSMVGFLFPVCECGNVPVARRLLMQKVPTSVAIGFLLAAPTVNPIVIWATWIAFRDQPEIVVLRVVFSLLIATIIGFVFSFQKDLTPVVHPTIARYLKFNPPSELQPKRRPKRSQIQQESGIPALLQSGTYLLGVGQAGQTMRLESTNIDTTTPSSSKPLGAKLRLALENTVQELRELGAILVIGSAIAATIQVVAPRELILSLGAGPISSITAMLVLAAVVSICSTVDSFFALSFASTFTSGSLLAFLIFGPMIDLKGVGLMLTIFKPRAIFYLFALAALLTFLFTLIVNLYFL